One window of the Primulina eburnea isolate SZY01 chromosome 18, ASM2296580v1, whole genome shotgun sequence genome contains the following:
- the LOC140819452 gene encoding NADPH:adrenodoxin oxidoreductase, mitochondrial isoform X2: MVNLGKLKFLSRSFAALSSAPLRICVVGSGPAGFYTAEKLLKAHEGVEVDIIDRLPTPFGLVRSGVAPDHPETKVVINQFSRVAQNERCSFYGNISLGSSISLAELREMYNAVVLSYGAESDRSIGIHGEELAGIHAAREFVWWYNGHPDCRNLTPDLKSSDTAVILGQGNVALDVARVLLRPTTELARTDIACHALAALEGSFIRRVFLVGRRGPVQASWTAKELREILGIKDLAIHIQQADLVTTLADEIEMKNNRIRKRVYELLSKVANPGTSPLCNQRELHFVFFHRPEKFLESDDKSGHLAGVRLEKTILKGDDGQTKQVAVGTGVYEDISCGIALKSIGYKSLAIDGLPFDNHKGIVPNIEGRVLANVSQDESKFDAGLYVCGWLKRGPTGIIGTNLYCAEETLACISDDISKGVLTSDSSKPGGQGLLQLLDSRRIVVVPFSGWERIDAEERRRGSLKGKPRQKLTTWEELLEVGCA, translated from the exons ATGGTGAATTTGGGAAAGCTAAAATTTTTGTCGAGAAGCTTCGCAGCTCTCTCTTCAGCTCCATTACGCATTTGTGTTGTTGGCAGTGGACCTGCTGGATTTTACACCGCGGAAAAG cttttgaaggCACACGAAGGAGTAGAAGTTGATATAATTGACCGATTGCCTACGCCATTTGGATTAGTACGGTCTGGAGTCGCACCTGATCATCCGGAAACCAAG GTGGTGATCAATCAATTTTCACGGGTTGCACAAAATGAACGATGTTCATTCTATGGAAATATATCTCTTGGATCTTCCATATCTTTGGCAGAGCTTCGTGAGATGTATAATGCG GTGGTGCTTTCTTATGGTGCTGAAAGTGACAGATCTATTGGCATTCATGGGGAG GAGTTGGCTGGAATTCATGCTGCTAGAGAGTTTGTTTGGTGGTATAATGGGCATCCAGACTGTAGAAATCTAACCCCAGACTTAAAAAGCTCCGACACTGCTGTTATTCTCGGGCAG GGTAATGTCGCTCTTGATGTTGCTCGAGTTCTTTTACGTCCAACAACAGAATTGGCAAGAACCGATATTGCCTGCCATGCATTGGCTGCCTTGGAAGGAAGCTTCATAAG AAGAGTTTTTTTGGTTGGAAGACGTGGACCAGTGCAAGCATCCTGGACTGCAAAAGAACTGCGAGAAATTCTAG GAATCAAAGATTTGGCTATTCATATTCAGCAAGCTGATCTAGTTACTACTCTGGCCGATGAG atagaaatgaaaaataatCGGATCAGAAAGCGAGTTTATGAGTTGCTCTCGAAAGTAGCCAATCCTGGAACTTCTCCTTTGTGCAATCAACGTGAGCTCCACTTTGTCTTCTTCCACAGACCAGAGAAGTTTCTGGAATCGGATGATAAAAGTGGTCATCTTGCTGGTGTTCGGCTTGAGAAGACAATACTTAAAG GAGATGATGGTCAGACAAAGCAGGTTGCTGTTGGTACTGGCGTGTATGAAGACATATCATGCGG GATAGCACTGAAGAGCATTGGCTACAAGTCGCTTGCTATTGATGGACTACCCTTTGATAATCACAAAG GAATCGTTCCAAATATCGAAGGTCGTGTTCTAGCCAATGTGTCACAAGATGAATCAAAATTCGACGCAGGGTTGTATGTGTGTGGGTGGTTGAAGAGAGGACCAACGGGGATCATCGGCACCAACCTTTATTGTGCCGAGGAGACG CTTGCGTGCATCTCAGACGACATAAGTAAAGGAGTATTAACTTCTGACTCATCAAAACCCGGGGGACAAGGGCTGCTCCAACTATTAGACAGTCGGAGGATCGTAGTCGTCCCTTTCAGTGGCTGGGAAAGAATCGATGCTGAAGAGAGAAGGCGGGGAAGTTTGAAGGGAAAACCCCGGCAAAAGCTCACAACTTGGGAGGAGCTGCTGGAAGTTGGCTGTGCATAA
- the LOC140819452 gene encoding NADPH:adrenodoxin oxidoreductase, mitochondrial isoform X1, whose amino-acid sequence MYSIYRIWIRLFSNSLKDFIPGRAISIHGPSPLECIIYWASLKPNSQSFHSHFLIFKVYELLNRSHHEKNSKVFFFFGRKDSKVLIPQQMVNLGKLKFLSRSFAALSSAPLRICVVGSGPAGFYTAEKLLKAHEGVEVDIIDRLPTPFGLVRSGVAPDHPETKVVINQFSRVAQNERCSFYGNISLGSSISLAELREMYNAVVLSYGAESDRSIGIHGEELAGIHAAREFVWWYNGHPDCRNLTPDLKSSDTAVILGQGNVALDVARVLLRPTTELARTDIACHALAALEGSFIRRVFLVGRRGPVQASWTAKELREILGIKDLAIHIQQADLVTTLADEIEMKNNRIRKRVYELLSKVANPGTSPLCNQRELHFVFFHRPEKFLESDDKSGHLAGVRLEKTILKGDDGQTKQVAVGTGVYEDISCGIALKSIGYKSLAIDGLPFDNHKGIVPNIEGRVLANVSQDESKFDAGLYVCGWLKRGPTGIIGTNLYCAEETLACISDDISKGVLTSDSSKPGGQGLLQLLDSRRIVVVPFSGWERIDAEERRRGSLKGKPRQKLTTWEELLEVGCA is encoded by the exons ATGTATTCAATTTATAGAATTTGGATCCGTTTATTTTCCAACTCATTAAAAGATTTTATACCGGGTCGGGCAATAAGTATACATGGGCCTAGTCCATTAGAATGTATTATTTATTGGGCTTCCTTAAAGCCCAATAGTCAGAGTTTCCATTCCCATTTTCTAATTTTCAAAGTTTACGAGCTCTTGAATAGAAGCCACCACGAAAAGAACtcaaaggttttttttttttttgggagaaAGGATTCAAAGGTTTTGATCCCTCAGCAAATGGTGAATTTGGGAAAGCTAAAATTTTTGTCGAGAAGCTTCGCAGCTCTCTCTTCAGCTCCATTACGCATTTGTGTTGTTGGCAGTGGACCTGCTGGATTTTACACCGCGGAAAAG cttttgaaggCACACGAAGGAGTAGAAGTTGATATAATTGACCGATTGCCTACGCCATTTGGATTAGTACGGTCTGGAGTCGCACCTGATCATCCGGAAACCAAG GTGGTGATCAATCAATTTTCACGGGTTGCACAAAATGAACGATGTTCATTCTATGGAAATATATCTCTTGGATCTTCCATATCTTTGGCAGAGCTTCGTGAGATGTATAATGCG GTGGTGCTTTCTTATGGTGCTGAAAGTGACAGATCTATTGGCATTCATGGGGAG GAGTTGGCTGGAATTCATGCTGCTAGAGAGTTTGTTTGGTGGTATAATGGGCATCCAGACTGTAGAAATCTAACCCCAGACTTAAAAAGCTCCGACACTGCTGTTATTCTCGGGCAG GGTAATGTCGCTCTTGATGTTGCTCGAGTTCTTTTACGTCCAACAACAGAATTGGCAAGAACCGATATTGCCTGCCATGCATTGGCTGCCTTGGAAGGAAGCTTCATAAG AAGAGTTTTTTTGGTTGGAAGACGTGGACCAGTGCAAGCATCCTGGACTGCAAAAGAACTGCGAGAAATTCTAG GAATCAAAGATTTGGCTATTCATATTCAGCAAGCTGATCTAGTTACTACTCTGGCCGATGAG atagaaatgaaaaataatCGGATCAGAAAGCGAGTTTATGAGTTGCTCTCGAAAGTAGCCAATCCTGGAACTTCTCCTTTGTGCAATCAACGTGAGCTCCACTTTGTCTTCTTCCACAGACCAGAGAAGTTTCTGGAATCGGATGATAAAAGTGGTCATCTTGCTGGTGTTCGGCTTGAGAAGACAATACTTAAAG GAGATGATGGTCAGACAAAGCAGGTTGCTGTTGGTACTGGCGTGTATGAAGACATATCATGCGG GATAGCACTGAAGAGCATTGGCTACAAGTCGCTTGCTATTGATGGACTACCCTTTGATAATCACAAAG GAATCGTTCCAAATATCGAAGGTCGTGTTCTAGCCAATGTGTCACAAGATGAATCAAAATTCGACGCAGGGTTGTATGTGTGTGGGTGGTTGAAGAGAGGACCAACGGGGATCATCGGCACCAACCTTTATTGTGCCGAGGAGACG CTTGCGTGCATCTCAGACGACATAAGTAAAGGAGTATTAACTTCTGACTCATCAAAACCCGGGGGACAAGGGCTGCTCCAACTATTAGACAGTCGGAGGATCGTAGTCGTCCCTTTCAGTGGCTGGGAAAGAATCGATGCTGAAGAGAGAAGGCGGGGAAGTTTGAAGGGAAAACCCCGGCAAAAGCTCACAACTTGGGAGGAGCTGCTGGAAGTTGGCTGTGCATAA
- the LOC140819853 gene encoding UDP-glycosyltransferase 90A1-like → MGSLSCPHFAIFPFFSQGHTIPLLYLCRLLRRRSVVVTLFTTAGNSPRIRASLQDIDVSIVELPFPQNIEGVPPGVENTDQLSYGSSFLPFARATEQMQESFEKALETLQPPASCIVSDSFLWWTLKSAQKIGVPRLGFYGMGNFSASMYQILGRYSPHAGTDSVDEPFSMTDFPEIKLTRNDFEPPFGDIKPSGPFVDFMIECIIALAMSNGLIVNSFYELESRYTDYWNKNLGPKAWNIGPLCLATAPPENNISKNSSYLRWLDEKLEKGEPVMYVSFGTQAEISPEQFLEIAEGLEKSEVSFLWALRSKGLDFLPEFESRVKGRGLVAKEWVDQSTILQHDGVKGFLSHCGWNSVIESICAGVPILAMPFMADQHLNARFVAEEIGVGLRTLSRDGSVRGYVAAEEVEMKVRELMGSGKVAEEVSKRVAEWGGAAHDAMKEGGSSWVTLDLLIEGVTGKSTD, encoded by the coding sequence ATGGGTTCGCTTTCCTGCCCGCACTTTGCCATCTTCCCTTTCTTCTCCCAAGGCCACACCATCCCTCTCCTGTACCTCTGCCGCCTCCTACGGCGGCGCTCCGTCGTTGTCACTCTCTTCACCACTGCCGGGAACTCCCCGCGCATCCGCGCATCCCTCCAAGACATCGACGTTTCCATTGTCGAACTCCCTTTCCCGCAGAACATAGAAGGTGTTCCTCCTGGTGTTGAAAACACTGATCAATTGTCATACGGATCCTCCTTTCTCCCTTTCGCGAGAGCAACAGAACAGATGCAGGAGAGCTTCGAGAAAGCCCTGGAAACCCTCCAGCCTCCTGCTTCATGCATCGTCTCCGATTCATTTCTCTGGTGGACTCTGAAATCTGCGCAGAAAATCGGGGTGCCGAGGCTGGGTTTCTACGGGATGGGAAACTTTTCAGCCTCCATGTACCAAATACTGGGGAGATACAGCCCACATGCGGGTACAGATTCAGTTGATGAGCCCTTTTCGATGACTGATTTTCCTGAGATAAAGTTGACAAGGAATGATTTTGAGCCACCGTTTGGTGATATTAAACCATCGGGGCCTTTTGTAGATTTTATGATAGAGTGTATAATCGCTCTGGCGATGAGTAATGGTTTGATCGTGAACAGCTTTTACGAGCTGGAATCTCGTTATACGGATTACTGGAACAAGAACCTGGGGCCGAAAGCTTGGAATATCGGGCCACTCTGCTTGGCGACGGCGCCGCCGGAGAATAATATATCGAAGAACTCGAGTTACCTGCGATGGCTGGATGAAAAATTGGAAAAGGGAGAACCCGTTATGTATGTTTCGTTTGGTACACAAGCCGAAATATCACCTGAACAGTTTCTTGAAATTGCAGAAGGTTTGGAGAAATCGGAGGTTAGTTTCTTGTGGGCTTTGAGATCAAAAGGGTTGGATTTTCTACCAGAGTTTGAATCAAGGGTAAAAGGTAGAGGATTGGTAGCAAAAGAATGGGTTGATCAATCGACAATCCTTCAACATGACGGGGTAAAAGGGTTTCTGAGTCACTGTGGGTGGAATTCTGTGATAGAAAGCATCTGCGCCGGAGTGCCGATACTGGCCATGCCATTTATGGCAGACCAGCATCTCAATGCAAGGTTTGTGGCGGAGGAAATAGGGGTTGGACTGAGGACCTTGTCACGGGATGGGTCGGTGAGGGGTTACGTGGCGGCGGAGGAGGTGGAGATGAAGGTGAGGGAGCTAATGGGCAGCGGGAAGGTGGCGGAGGAGGTGAGTAAGAGGGTGGCTGAATGGGGAGGAGCCGCGCATGACGCCATGAAAGAAGGCGGTTCTTCATGGGTCACGTTGGATTTACTGATCGAGGGCGTGACGGGAAAATCAACTGATTAA